A section of the Apodemus sylvaticus chromosome 10, mApoSyl1.1, whole genome shotgun sequence genome encodes:
- the LOC127695251 gene encoding olfactory receptor 1A1 — protein MREENESSTTDFTLLGVTRKQEQENFFFILFLFIYPITVIGNMLIILAIHSDIRLHNPMYFFLANLSLVDIFFSSVTIPKMLSNHLLGSKTISFGGCMAQMYFMISLGNTDSYILAAMAYDRAVAISRPLHYATIMSPRPCVLLVAGSWVIGHTNALPHTLLTAKLSFCGNKDVANFYCDITPLLQLSCSDIRFNVKMMYLGVGVFSVPLLCIIISYVRVFSTVLRVPSTKGFLKALSTCGSHLTVVSLYYGTVMGMYFRPLTSYSLKHALITVMYTAVTPMLNPFIYSLRNRDMKAALRKLFHCTSSSSPM, from the coding sequence ATGAGAGAAGAAAACGAGTCTTCTACCACAGATTTCACTCTCCTGGGAGttaccaggaagcaggagcaggaaaatttcttcttcatcctcttcctgtTCATTTACCCCATCACAGTGATCGGGAACATGCTCATCATCCTAGCCATCCACTCTGACATTCGCCTTCATAaccccatgtactttttcctggCCAACCTCTCCCTTGTTGACATCTTCTTCTCCTCTGTAACTATCCCCAAGATGTTGTCCAACCATCTCCTGGGTAGCAAGACCATCTCCTTTGGGGGATGTATGGCACAGATGTACTTCATGATATCACTGGGAAACACAGACAGTTATATCCTAGCTGCAATGGCCTATGACCGAGCTGTGGCCATCAGCCGCCCACTTCATTATGCAACAATTATGAGTCCACGACCTTGTGTCCTGCTGGTTGCTGGGTCCTGGGTGATTGGGCATACCAATGCACTGCCCCATACCCTACTCACAGCCAAATTGTCCTTCTGTGGCAATAAGGATGTGGCCAATTTCTACTGTGACATTACGCCTTTGCTGCAGCTGTCCTGTTCTGACATTCGCTTCAATGTGAAGATGATGTACCTTGGGGTGGGCGTCTTCTCTGTTCCACTGCTGTGCATCATCATCTCCTATGTCCGGGTCTTTTCCACAGTCTTGCGGGTTCCATCCACCAAGGGCTTCCTCAAGGCCTTGTCCACCTGTGGCTCTCACCTGACAGTGGTGTCTTTGTATTATGGGACAGTCATGGGCATGTATTTCCGGCCCCTGACCAGTTACAGTCTGAAGCATGCATTGATAACTGTGATGTACACGGCCGTGACCCCAATGCTGAACCctttcatctacagcctgaggaaccgGGACATGAAGGCTGCTCTGAGGAAACTCTTCCACTGTACCTCCTCCTCATCCCCCATGTGA
- the LOC127694886 gene encoding olfactory receptor 3A1, whose amino-acid sequence MHPKPRTNGTSVTEFILLGLVETPELWPVVFILFLLAYMTTVGGNLSILAAVLVEPKLHTPMYFFLGNLSVMDVGCISVTIPSMLGRLLSHKRTVPYGACLTQLFFFHLLAGIDCFLLTAMAYDRFLAICRPLTYSTRMNHTVQRILVATSWACAFSNALTHTVAISTLHFCGPNVINHFYCDLPQLFQLSCSSTQLNELLLFGVGFIMAGTPMALIFTSYIHVATAVLRIRSAEGRKKAFSTCSSHLTVVAMFYGTGMFNYMRLGSTKLSDKDKAIGIFNTVINPMLNPLIYSLRNPDVQAALWRVLTGRRPAA is encoded by the coding sequence ATGCACCCAAAGCCTAGAACCAATGGAACCTCTGTTACTGAATTCATTCTGCTGGGTTTGGTGGAGACACCAGAGCTGTGGCCAGTTGTCTTCATACTCTTCCTCTTGGCTTATATGACTACAGTTGGGGGTAACCTCAGCATCCTGGCAGCTGTCTTAGTGGAACCCAAActgcacacccccatgtacttcttcctgggGAATCTGTCAGTGATGGATGTGGGCTGCATCAGTGTCACTATTCCCTCCATGTTGGGTCGTCTCTTGTCCCACAAGCGTACAGTTCCATATGGAGCCTGcctcacacagctcttcttctTCCATCTGCTGGCTGGGATTGACTGCTTCCTGTTGACAGCCATGGCTTATGACCGCTTCCTGGCCATCTGCCGGCCCCTCACCTATAGCACTCGAATGAACCACACAGTCCAGAGGATCTTGGTGGCCACGTCCTGGGCTTGTGCCTTCAGCAATGCATTGACCCACACTGTGGCCATATCCACACTTCACTTCTGTGGCCCCAATGTGATCAATCACTTCTACTGTGACCTGCCTCAGCTCTTCCAGCTGTCCTGCTCCAGTACCCAGCTCAATGAGCTACTGCTCTTTGGAGTGGGTTTCATAATGGCAGGAACCCCCATGGCACTCATTTTCACCTCTTACATCCATGTGGCAACTGCTGTTCTGCGAATCCGCTCTGCTGAAGGCAGGAAGaaagccttctccacctgcagCTCTCACCTCACTGTGGTTGCCATGTTCTATGGCACAGGCATGTTTAACTACATGAGACTCGGTTCCACCAAACTTTCAGATAAGGACAAAGCTATTGGGATTTTCAACACTGTCATCAACCCTATGCTGAACCCACTCATCTACAGTCTCAGGAACCCTGATGTGCAGGCTGCCCTCTGGAGGGTCCTCACAGGCAGGCGACCAGCAGCTTGA